The segment CAGGCTTGTCGGGAAAAACTTCAGTGATGGTAAAAAAAATCGCTGATATCCGGCACATTGTAGTCAGTTCCGAACTTGATGCCCTGCTGCTCGAAAATAATCTGATTAAAAAATACCAGCCGCGTTACAACGTCAACCTGAAAGATGACAAATCGTTCCCGTGGATTTGTGTAAAAAACGAACGCTTCCCAAGGGTTTTCCCCACGCGAAATATCATCCATGACGGATCTTTCTATTTTGGCCCGTATGCATCGGTTCGCATGATGAATACGCTTCTTGATCTGGTTCGGCAGCTATACAAATTGCGTAATTGTTCATTGAATCTATCCGAAAAAAATATCGAAGCCCGTAAGTTCAGGGTTTGTCTCGAATACCATCTTGGTAACTGCAAAGGCCCATGCGAAGGGTTACAGGAAGCAGAAGAGTACAACGCTTCGATTCTCGAAATCAAGGAAATTCTGAAAGGAAACATCAGTAATGTATTAGG is part of the Bacteroidales bacterium genome and harbors:
- a CDS encoding GIY-YIG nuclease family protein; protein product: MKKQDQHSKTVKNIVRTLPDQPGVYQFFDDKEKIIYIGKAKSLKKRVASYFNKDTGLSGKTSVMVKKIADIRHIVVSSELDALLLENNLIKKYQPRYNVNLKDDKSFPWICVKNERFPRVFPTRNIIHDGSFYFGPYASVRMMNTLLDLVRQLYKLRNCSLNLSEKNIEARKFRVCLEYHLGNCKGPCEGLQEAEEYNASILEIKEILKGNISNVLG